The proteins below are encoded in one region of Verrucomicrobiota bacterium:
- the mreC gene encoding rod shape-determining protein MreC, with translation MKKIQIASLVVFTVLAIAVCLLESGTLTWLQSGLLGVISPISRSGSAVKSSIGTLGKDLLSLDQLQAEYERMLAENRKLRAENNGLRDLQQDNDHLRQVLGYRERSSFRLVPALVLGHDAGVWWSTIKINRGSADGIAPDMPVITDKGLVGKVSAVSGNLSEVLLVTDENCKVAAKVEGTKEQGISAGSRDPVGELRLTFLSKLADLQPGQKVYTAGVSGGIFPSGIALGTVKSFHARELDGEAILEPSADLGTLEEVFIVTGAK, from the coding sequence ATGAAAAAAATCCAGATCGCCTCCCTTGTCGTTTTCACCGTGCTCGCGATCGCCGTCTGCCTGCTCGAATCCGGCACCCTGACATGGCTCCAGTCCGGACTGCTCGGAGTTATCTCGCCGATCAGCCGTTCGGGGAGTGCGGTGAAAAGCAGCATCGGCACTCTCGGCAAGGATCTTCTGTCACTGGATCAACTCCAGGCAGAGTATGAGCGGATGCTCGCCGAGAACCGAAAGCTCCGCGCGGAGAATAACGGACTGCGCGATCTCCAGCAGGACAACGATCATCTCCGACAGGTCTTGGGTTACCGGGAACGCTCCTCGTTCCGCCTCGTTCCTGCGCTGGTGCTTGGCCATGATGCCGGCGTCTGGTGGAGCACGATCAAGATCAACCGAGGTTCGGCCGATGGCATCGCGCCTGACATGCCGGTGATTACCGACAAGGGGCTGGTCGGGAAGGTATCGGCCGTTTCCGGCAACCTATCCGAGGTGCTTCTGGTTACGGATGAAAACTGCAAGGTGGCAGCCAAGGTGGAGGGAACCAAGGAACAGGGAATCAGTGCAGGGTCGCGTGACCCGGTGGGTGAGTTGCGTCTGACGTTTTTGAGCAAACTGGCTGATCTTCAGCCCGGGCAGAAAGTTTACACGGCGGGTGTGAGCGGAGGGATCTTCCCCTCCGGCATCGCTCTCGGCACGGTGAAAAGTTTTCACGCCCGCGAACTTGATGGCGAAGCCATCCTCGAGCCCTCCGCCGATCTCGGCACGCTCGAGGAGGTCTTCATTGTCACCGGCGCGAAATGA
- a CDS encoding rod shape-determining protein, with amino-acid sequence MFNKIFGFFSSDIGIDLGTANTLVYVKDKGIVLREPSIVAVKAGTTHVLAVGEEAKRMLGRTPGNITAIRPLKDGVIADFEITEAMLRHFITKAHGNRRFVRPRVVIAVPSGITEVEKRAVKDSAMHAGAREVYLIEEPMAAAIGVGLPVTDPAANMIIDIGGGTTEVAIISLAGIVFSRSVRVAGDELDDAITQYLKRAYNLLIGERTAEEIKLRLGSAYPLEKELTMEVKGRDQVAGLPKTITITSQEIREALVEPVSRIVEAIRITLERCPPELSADLVDRGVVLAGGGALLRGLDKLIAEETGLPVHVAEDPLSAVAEGTGKALQEIEFLRAVAAVDRPRA; translated from the coding sequence ATGTTTAATAAAATTTTCGGATTCTTCTCCAGTGACATCGGCATCGATCTCGGAACTGCCAACACCTTGGTTTATGTCAAGGACAAGGGCATCGTCCTTCGCGAACCCTCCATTGTTGCCGTTAAGGCGGGCACAACCCATGTGCTTGCGGTTGGCGAAGAGGCGAAGCGCATGCTCGGGCGCACGCCCGGTAATATCACCGCGATCAGGCCCCTCAAGGATGGTGTCATTGCCGACTTTGAGATCACCGAGGCGATGCTCCGGCATTTTATTACCAAGGCCCATGGCAATCGTCGGTTTGTCCGTCCCCGTGTCGTGATCGCCGTGCCAAGCGGCATCACTGAGGTGGAGAAGCGTGCCGTGAAAGATTCGGCTATGCATGCCGGGGCTCGCGAGGTTTACCTGATCGAGGAGCCGATGGCTGCCGCAATTGGCGTTGGGCTTCCTGTCACAGATCCCGCCGCCAACATGATCATCGATATCGGCGGTGGCACCACCGAAGTGGCCATCATCTCGCTGGCAGGCATCGTCTTCAGTAGGAGTGTGCGTGTTGCGGGCGACGAGCTGGATGACGCCATCACCCAATATCTCAAGCGCGCTTACAACCTGCTGATCGGCGAGCGCACGGCGGAAGAGATCAAGCTGCGTCTCGGCAGTGCCTACCCCCTGGAGAAGGAACTCACCATGGAGGTCAAAGGGCGCGATCAGGTTGCCGGACTCCCCAAGACCATCACCATCACGTCACAGGAGATCCGCGAAGCCCTCGTGGAGCCGGTCTCTCGCATCGTCGAGGCGATCCGCATCACCCTCGAGCGTTGCCCACCCGAACTCTCCGCCGACCTCGTCGACCGCGGAGTTGTCCTGGCAGGCGGCGGAGCCCTTCTGCGCGGGCTCGACAAGCTTATCGCCGAGGAGACGGGGCTTCCAGTCCACGTGGCCGAAGATCCGCTCAGCGCCGTGGCCGAAGGAACCGGCAAGGCCCTTCAGGAAATCGAGTTCCTGCGGGCCGTCGCCGCAGTCGATCGTCCCAGGGCCTGA
- the aroC gene encoding chorismate synthase, which produces MASIFGTLFRVSTWGESHGGGVGCVIDGCPSRLPITAEEIQVELDRRRPGQSDIVTPRQEEDKCRILSGVFQGQTLGTPILVAVDNKDARPSAYSEMETMFRPSHADFTYQSKYGIRNWEGGGRSSARETIGRVAAGVVARKVIRTLHPAYEVVAYVRSIHDLDSEVNQATVTTAQVDATPVRCPDLKAAEAMIARIKEVRSQGDSIGGTIECVVRGVPPALGEPVFDKLEADLAKAMMSLPATKGFEIGSGFAGTRLTGSEHNDAFVIEEGKVSTATNRSGGIQGGISNGEHIFFRVAFKPTATIAKIQQTVTVEGEAAELAARGRHDACVLPRAVPMVEAMVHLVLCDHLLRQHGQNVLP; this is translated from the coding sequence ATGGCCAGTATCTTTGGAACTCTCTTCCGTGTCTCCACTTGGGGTGAATCCCATGGCGGAGGAGTCGGCTGCGTCATCGACGGCTGTCCCTCCCGGCTCCCTATCACTGCGGAGGAGATCCAGGTCGAGCTTGACCGGCGTCGCCCTGGCCAGAGCGACATCGTCACCCCGCGTCAGGAGGAGGACAAGTGCCGCATCCTCTCCGGAGTATTTCAGGGCCAGACCCTCGGCACTCCGATCCTTGTGGCCGTCGATAACAAGGATGCGCGCCCCTCGGCCTACTCCGAGATGGAGACGATGTTCCGCCCCTCGCATGCCGATTTCACCTACCAGAGCAAGTACGGCATCCGGAACTGGGAAGGCGGTGGCCGCTCTTCCGCACGCGAGACCATCGGCCGTGTGGCCGCTGGCGTCGTGGCGCGCAAGGTAATCCGCACGCTTCACCCGGCCTATGAGGTCGTCGCCTACGTCCGCTCCATCCACGATCTGGACTCCGAAGTCAACCAAGCGACCGTCACGACAGCTCAGGTCGATGCCACCCCGGTGCGCTGCCCTGATCTGAAAGCCGCCGAGGCGATGATCGCCCGCATCAAGGAAGTCCGATCCCAGGGCGACAGCATTGGCGGCACCATCGAGTGCGTCGTTCGCGGAGTCCCTCCCGCTCTGGGCGAGCCCGTCTTTGACAAGCTGGAGGCAGACCTTGCCAAGGCGATGATGAGCCTTCCCGCCACAAAGGGATTTGAGATTGGTAGCGGCTTCGCGGGAACACGCCTCACTGGCAGCGAGCACAATGACGCCTTCGTCATTGAGGAGGGGAAAGTCTCCACAGCCACGAACCGCTCCGGCGGCATCCAAGGTGGCATCAGCAATGGCGAGCACATCTTCTTCCGTGTCGCCTTCAAGCCGACCGCCACGATTGCGAAGATTCAGCAGACAGTCACCGTAGAGGGAGAGGCTGCCGAGTTGGCTGCACGCGGGCGCCACGATGCCTGCGTCCTGCCGCGCGCCGTCCCTATGGTCGAGGCGATGGTACATCTCGTGCTCTGCGACCACCTGCTCCGCCAGCACGGCCAGAATGTCCTCCCCTGA
- a CDS encoding pseudouridine synthase produces MILAFNKPYGVLSQFTPDGSLNRTLAEFGFPKEVYPLGRLDADSEGLLLLSDEAGLNTRLLDPERGHSRIYWAQVERIPTPEALTQLASGVTIQDYKTRACKAWLLDPQPNLPPRDPPIRMRKNVPDCWIALELHEGKNRQVRRMTAVIGHPTLRLIRKSIGKLTMGSLASGAWRELSIEEREMIFR; encoded by the coding sequence ATGATCTTGGCCTTTAACAAACCTTACGGCGTGCTCTCGCAGTTCACGCCGGATGGATCGTTAAACCGGACTCTTGCGGAGTTTGGCTTTCCGAAGGAGGTTTACCCGCTGGGCCGACTGGATGCTGATTCCGAGGGACTCCTGTTGCTGAGCGACGAAGCGGGTCTTAACACGCGTCTGCTCGATCCGGAACGTGGCCATTCACGGATCTACTGGGCCCAGGTGGAACGAATCCCAACCCCCGAAGCGCTGACTCAACTTGCCTCCGGCGTAACTATCCAGGATTACAAAACCCGTGCTTGCAAGGCATGGCTGCTTGATCCCCAGCCCAATCTGCCTCCGCGAGATCCCCCGATCCGCATGCGCAAAAATGTCCCCGATTGCTGGATCGCCCTGGAACTCCACGAGGGTAAAAACCGTCAGGTGCGCCGGATGACAGCGGTTATCGGTCACCCAACGCTCAGGCTTATCAGAAAGAGCATCGGGAAGCTGACTATGGGATCACTTGCTTCTGGTGCCTGGAGAGAACTCTCGATCGAGGAGCGAGAAATGATTTTCCGATAG